From Pseudoxanthomonas sp. CF385, a single genomic window includes:
- the lpxC gene encoding UDP-3-O-acyl-N-acetylglucosamine deacetylase: MAQQRTLKNVIRATGVGLHSGEKVYMTLRPAPVDTGIVFRRIDMDPVVEIPASAELVTETTLCTGLTCEGAKVQTVEHLMSAMAGLGVDNAYVELSSAELPIMDGSAGPFVFLIQSAGIAEQDAPKRFIRITRPVEVTEGDKVARFEPYDGFKLGFTVKFDHPMIPASQSRAEVDFSAGAYIKEVARARTFGFMRDLEYMRERNLGLGGSMDNAIVLDEFRVLNEDGLRYTDEFVRHKILDAIGDLYLAGRPILGAYEGFKSGHALNNKLVRALLAETSAWEEVTFENGIAPSPVTYATPALAV, encoded by the coding sequence ATGGCCCAGCAACGCACCCTCAAGAACGTGATCCGCGCGACGGGCGTGGGGCTGCATAGCGGCGAGAAGGTCTACATGACGCTGCGTCCGGCGCCGGTCGACACCGGCATCGTGTTCCGCCGCATCGACATGGACCCGGTGGTGGAGATCCCCGCGAGCGCCGAACTGGTCACCGAGACGACGCTGTGCACCGGCCTGACCTGCGAAGGCGCCAAGGTGCAGACCGTCGAACACCTGATGTCGGCCATGGCCGGCCTGGGCGTCGACAATGCTTATGTGGAGCTGTCCTCGGCCGAGCTGCCGATCATGGACGGTTCGGCCGGTCCGTTCGTGTTCCTGATCCAGTCCGCCGGCATCGCCGAGCAGGACGCTCCCAAACGTTTCATCCGCATCACCCGTCCGGTGGAAGTCACTGAGGGCGACAAGGTGGCGCGCTTCGAGCCGTACGACGGTTTCAAGCTGGGTTTCACGGTGAAGTTCGACCACCCGATGATCCCGGCCTCGCAGTCGCGTGCCGAAGTGGACTTCTCCGCCGGCGCCTACATCAAGGAAGTCGCGCGCGCGCGCACGTTCGGCTTCATGCGCGACCTGGAATACATGCGCGAGCGCAACCTGGGCTTGGGCGGTTCGATGGACAACGCCATCGTGCTGGACGAGTTCCGCGTGCTCAACGAGGACGGCCTGCGCTACACGGACGAGTTCGTCCGCCACAAGATCCTGGACGCCATCGGCGACCTCTACCTCGCCGGCCGCCCCATCCTGGGCGCCTACGAGGGCTTCAAGTCCGGCCACGCGCTCAACAACAAGCTGGTCCGTGCCCTGCTGGCCGAGACCTCGGCGTGGGAAGAAGTGACCTTCGAAAACGGCATCGCGCCCTCGCCGGTCACCTATGCGACGCCTGCACTGGCGGTCTGA
- the ftsZ gene encoding cell division protein FtsZ, translating to MAHFELVEKMAPNAVIKVVGVGGGGGNAVAHMVNGSVDGVEFITANTDSQAIKNCGAKLQLQLGSNVTKGLGAGANPEVGRQAALEDRERIIDALDGADMVFITAGMGGGTGTGAAPVVAQLAKEMGILTVAVVTKPFPFEGRRRMQVALKGIEELSHHCDSLITIPNEKLITVLGRNATMIQAFRAANDVLLGAVQGIADLIVRPGLINVDFADVRTVMSEMGLAMMGTGSARGDDRAQAAAEAAIQNPLLDDVNLNGANGILVNITAGPDFTMAEFDEVGRTIEGFASEDATVVVGTVLDPDMQDEVRVTVVATGLNRNAARQPVGRGSDLREPMRAPIKLVRDATTGMPIDDGFSMDPIGAATSGLGLRRGSASPAPSAPASAPVSADLPSDYLDIPAFLRRQAD from the coding sequence ATGGCACATTTCGAACTGGTTGAAAAGATGGCCCCGAATGCGGTGATCAAGGTCGTGGGCGTGGGCGGCGGCGGCGGCAACGCCGTGGCGCACATGGTCAACGGCAGCGTGGACGGCGTTGAGTTCATCACCGCCAACACCGATTCGCAGGCGATCAAGAACTGCGGCGCCAAGCTGCAGCTGCAGCTCGGCAGCAACGTCACCAAGGGCCTGGGCGCGGGCGCGAATCCGGAAGTCGGTCGCCAGGCCGCGCTGGAAGACCGCGAGCGCATCATCGACGCGCTGGACGGCGCCGACATGGTGTTCATCACCGCGGGCATGGGTGGCGGCACCGGCACCGGCGCCGCGCCGGTCGTGGCGCAGCTGGCCAAGGAGATGGGCATCCTGACCGTGGCCGTGGTCACCAAGCCGTTCCCGTTCGAAGGCCGCCGCCGCATGCAGGTCGCGCTGAAGGGCATCGAGGAACTGAGCCACCACTGCGACTCGCTGATCACCATCCCGAACGAGAAGCTGATCACCGTGCTGGGCCGCAACGCGACGATGATCCAGGCCTTCCGCGCCGCCAACGACGTGCTGCTGGGCGCCGTGCAGGGCATCGCCGACCTGATCGTCCGTCCCGGCCTGATCAACGTCGACTTCGCCGACGTGCGCACCGTGATGAGCGAGATGGGCCTGGCCATGATGGGTACCGGCAGCGCCCGCGGCGACGACCGCGCGCAGGCCGCTGCCGAGGCCGCGATCCAGAACCCGCTGCTGGACGACGTGAACCTCAACGGCGCCAACGGCATCCTGGTCAACATCACCGCCGGTCCGGACTTCACGATGGCCGAGTTCGACGAAGTGGGCCGCACCATCGAAGGGTTCGCCTCGGAAGACGCGACCGTCGTGGTCGGCACCGTGCTGGACCCGGATATGCAGGACGAAGTGCGCGTGACCGTGGTGGCCACCGGCCTGAACCGCAACGCCGCCCGCCAGCCGGTCGGCCGCGGCAGCGACCTGCGCGAGCCGATGCGTGCGCCGATCAAGCTGGTCCGCGATGCGACCACCGGCATGCCGATCGACGACGGTTTCTCGATGGATCCGATCGGTGCGGCCACCAGCGGCCTGGGCCTGCGCCGCGGTTCGGCGTCGCCCGCGCCGTCTGCGCCGGCGTCCGCGCCGGTGTCGGCGGACCTGCCGTCGGACTACCTGGACATTCCGGCGTTCCTGCGCCGCCAGGCCGACTGA
- the ftsA gene encoding cell division protein FtsA, producing MNRKGDKSLIVGLDIGTSKVTALVGEYAPGNPIEVIGIGSHESRGLKRGVVVDIESTVQSIQRAIEEAELMAGCEIRSVYASISGNHVQCRNSPGIVPIRDGEVTWGDLDRVLEAAKAVAIPADQKILHAIPREYKLDNSQEGIRNPVGMTGVRLEVDAHLVFCAQSAAANISKCVQRCGLQIDDLIFSSLASSVAVLTSDERELGVVLVDMGAGTTDLAVFVQGAICHTASLPIAGDQVTNDIAHMLRTPTPEAEQIKVRYACALAQLATAEESIQVPSVGDRPPRRLPRHALAQAVQQRYEEIFEMVQAELRRSGFEERVRAGMVLTGGAAKMEGVVELAEEMLQMPVRVGIPQHVTGLGEVVGNPVHATGVGLLLMGSQIEHPRRPSLPTGKAGSWFKKLQNWYRGEF from the coding sequence ATGAATCGCAAGGGTGACAAATCGCTGATCGTCGGGCTGGATATCGGCACGTCCAAGGTGACGGCGCTGGTCGGCGAATACGCCCCGGGCAATCCGATCGAAGTGATCGGCATCGGCTCGCACGAGTCGCGCGGCCTGAAGCGCGGCGTGGTCGTGGACATCGAATCCACCGTGCAGTCGATCCAGCGCGCGATCGAGGAGGCCGAGTTGATGGCCGGCTGCGAGATCCGCTCGGTCTACGCCTCGATCTCCGGCAACCACGTGCAGTGCCGCAATTCGCCCGGCATCGTGCCGATCCGCGACGGCGAGGTGACCTGGGGCGACCTGGACCGCGTGCTGGAAGCAGCGAAGGCCGTCGCGATCCCGGCCGACCAGAAGATCCTCCACGCCATCCCGCGCGAGTACAAGCTCGACAACTCGCAGGAAGGCATCCGCAATCCGGTCGGCATGACCGGCGTGCGCCTGGAAGTGGACGCGCACCTGGTGTTCTGCGCGCAGTCCGCCGCGGCCAACATCAGCAAGTGCGTGCAGCGCTGCGGCCTGCAGATCGACGACCTGATCTTCTCCTCGCTGGCCTCCAGCGTGGCGGTGCTGACCAGCGATGAGCGCGAGCTCGGCGTGGTGCTGGTCGACATGGGTGCGGGCACCACCGACCTGGCGGTGTTCGTGCAGGGCGCGATCTGCCACACGGCCTCGCTGCCGATCGCCGGCGACCAGGTCACCAACGACATCGCGCACATGCTGCGCACGCCGACGCCCGAAGCCGAGCAGATCAAGGTGCGCTATGCGTGCGCGCTGGCCCAGCTGGCGACGGCCGAGGAAAGCATCCAGGTGCCCAGCGTGGGCGACCGTCCGCCGCGTCGCCTGCCGCGCCATGCGCTCGCGCAGGCCGTGCAGCAGCGCTACGAGGAGATCTTCGAGATGGTGCAGGCCGAACTGCGCCGCTCGGGCTTCGAGGAACGCGTGCGCGCCGGCATGGTGCTGACCGGCGGCGCCGCGAAGATGGAAGGCGTGGTCGAGCTGGCCGAAGAGATGCTGCAGATGCCCGTGCGCGTCGGCATCCCGCAGCACGTCACCGGCCTGGGCGAAGTGGTCGGCAATCCGGTGCATGCCACTGGCGTCGGCCTGCTGCTGATGGGCAGCCAGATCGAACATCCCCGGCGTCCGTCGCTGCCTACGGGCAAGGCGGGCAGCTGGTTCAAGAAACTCCAGAACTGGTATCGCGGCGAGTTCTGA
- a CDS encoding cell division protein FtsQ/DivIB — protein MNAALRIVAWLLALALVALPVVAVVNGWIGADRWPLSKLRVQGEFARVDTAQLREVVLPHAKRGFFAVRLDDAKHAVERLPWVERAEVRKRWPDVLEIRVIEHKPFARWGKDKLLSEHGRLFPMPKELATLDLPQLGGPESQVQEVTALYNESRQLFAPMGLDVTTLVMDARGSWSLLLGNGTEVVVGRTDARPRLGRFARMLPQLLAAQAQPLLRADLRYTNGFALSWGDAPRTPHTETPSLPAPVAAAGGHSQGRT, from the coding sequence ATGAACGCCGCGCTGCGCATCGTCGCCTGGTTGCTCGCGCTGGCCCTGGTCGCGCTGCCGGTCGTAGCCGTCGTGAACGGCTGGATCGGCGCGGACCGCTGGCCGCTGAGCAAGCTGCGCGTGCAGGGCGAGTTCGCGCGCGTGGACACGGCGCAATTGCGTGAGGTCGTGTTGCCGCACGCCAAGCGCGGCTTCTTCGCGGTGCGCCTGGACGATGCCAAGCACGCGGTCGAGCGCCTTCCGTGGGTCGAGCGCGCCGAAGTGCGCAAGCGCTGGCCGGATGTGCTGGAGATCCGCGTGATCGAGCACAAGCCGTTCGCGCGCTGGGGCAAGGACAAGCTGTTGTCGGAGCACGGACGTCTGTTCCCGATGCCGAAGGAACTGGCGACGCTGGACCTGCCGCAACTCGGCGGGCCGGAGTCGCAGGTGCAGGAAGTGACGGCGCTGTACAACGAGTCGCGGCAGCTGTTCGCGCCGATGGGGCTTGACGTCACCACGCTGGTGATGGATGCGCGCGGCAGCTGGTCGCTGCTGCTAGGCAACGGCACCGAAGTGGTGGTCGGCCGCACCGACGCGCGCCCGCGCCTGGGCCGCTTCGCGCGGATGCTGCCGCAGCTGCTGGCCGCGCAGGCGCAGCCCCTGCTGCGCGCGGACCTGCGCTACACGAACGGCTTCGCGCTCAGCTGGGGCGACGCCCCGCGGACGCCGCATACGGAAACTCCATCGCTGCCTGCGCCGGTTGCGGCCGCAGGCGGTCATTCGCAGGGCAGGACATGA
- a CDS encoding D-alanine--D-alanine ligase, with protein MTQVTVPAPRFDDPARFGRVAVLLGGVSSEREVSLNSGQNVLDALRSRGVQAFAVDGIPALIEAIRAGKVDRVFNILHGGDGENGVLQGLLQSLGVPYTGPGVLGSALTMDKIRTKQVWEAADLPTARFERIPAGGDLAAAARALGFPVFVKPSAEGSSVGVFRLMGDDDLAPAQAFASTYAGELLAEQMLTGGEFTVGILGDVALPSVRIVPAGDWYDYHAKYIADDTQYLCPGLDDADDEAAIRALALAGFRAAGCSGWGRVDVMRHADGRFMLMEVNTAPGMTSHSLVPKAAAKIGIGFEALCWRILEQTVPEVAG; from the coding sequence ATGACGCAGGTCACCGTGCCCGCGCCGCGCTTCGATGACCCCGCCCGTTTCGGCCGCGTGGCGGTGCTGCTGGGCGGCGTGTCCAGCGAGCGCGAGGTGTCGCTGAATTCCGGTCAGAACGTCCTCGACGCGCTGCGGTCGCGCGGCGTGCAGGCGTTCGCCGTGGATGGCATCCCGGCGCTGATCGAAGCGATCCGCGCGGGCAAGGTGGACCGCGTGTTCAACATCCTGCACGGCGGCGACGGCGAGAACGGCGTGCTTCAGGGCCTGCTGCAATCGCTGGGTGTGCCGTACACCGGCCCCGGCGTGCTCGGCTCCGCGCTGACGATGGACAAGATCCGCACCAAGCAGGTGTGGGAAGCCGCAGATTTGCCGACCGCGCGCTTCGAACGCATTCCCGCTGGCGGCGATCTGGCCGCTGCCGCGCGCGCGCTCGGCTTCCCGGTGTTCGTGAAGCCGTCCGCCGAGGGGTCGAGCGTTGGCGTGTTCCGCCTGATGGGCGACGACGACCTGGCGCCGGCGCAGGCCTTCGCCAGCACCTACGCCGGCGAACTGCTGGCCGAGCAGATGCTGACCGGCGGCGAATTCACCGTCGGCATCCTCGGCGATGTGGCGCTGCCGTCGGTGCGCATCGTGCCGGCCGGCGACTGGTACGACTACCACGCCAAGTACATCGCCGACGACACCCAGTACCTGTGCCCCGGCCTGGACGATGCCGACGACGAGGCCGCGATCCGCGCGCTGGCGCTGGCGGGCTTCCGCGCGGCCGGCTGCAGCGGCTGGGGACGCGTGGACGTCATGCGCCACGCCGACGGCCGCTTCATGCTGATGGAAGTCAACACGGCGCCCGGCATGACCAGTCATTCGCTGGTGCCGAAGGCCGCGGCGAAGATCGGCATCGGTTTCGAAGCCCTTTGCTGGCGCATCCTCGAACAGACGGTGCCGGAGGTGGCGGGCTGA
- the murC gene encoding UDP-N-acetylmuramate--L-alanine ligase: MMAAARERRLQHTGNLAQAFRRVHFVGIGGSGMSGIAEVLCTLGYEVSGSDNADNAATRRLASLGARVMRGHNASNVLGTDCVVVSSAIKHDNPELMEARSQRIPIVPRAAMLAELMRFRRGIAVAGTHGKTTTTSLAAAILSEGGLDPTFVIGGQLLAAGANAKLGDGQWLVAEADESDGSFLRLNPLISIVTNIDADHLENYGNDFERVKAAFAEFLQRLPFYGLAVLCIDDPEVAAIAADTPRHVMSYGFAENADVRAEDVEQEGGRMHFTLRLPEDASIRVSLALPGRHNVQNALAAAAVGWQLGVSPENIAAALEKFAGIGRRFNDLGEIATPQGARVQLVDDYGHHPKELAAVFAAARGGWPHKRLVVAFQPHRYSRTRDQFDAFAAVLSEADALVLSEVYPAGEQPIAGADSKSLARAIRARGRNEPVVVSQVSDLVDVLPDVLQDGDLLLLMGAGDIGHMSQHIASHGFTSREGA; encoded by the coding sequence ATGATGGCTGCTGCACGCGAGCGCCGCCTGCAACACACCGGCAACCTGGCTCAGGCATTCCGCCGGGTGCACTTCGTCGGCATCGGCGGTTCCGGCATGAGCGGCATCGCCGAGGTGCTGTGCACGCTGGGCTACGAAGTGTCGGGCTCCGACAACGCCGACAACGCGGCGACCCGTCGCCTGGCGTCGCTGGGCGCGCGGGTGATGCGCGGCCACAACGCCTCCAACGTGCTGGGCACGGACTGCGTGGTGGTCTCCAGCGCCATCAAGCACGACAACCCCGAGCTGATGGAAGCGCGCAGCCAGCGCATTCCCATCGTGCCGCGCGCCGCGATGCTGGCCGAGCTGATGCGCTTCCGTCGCGGCATCGCCGTGGCCGGCACGCACGGCAAGACCACGACCACCAGCCTGGCGGCGGCGATCCTGAGCGAAGGCGGCCTGGATCCGACCTTCGTGATCGGCGGCCAGCTGTTGGCGGCGGGTGCCAACGCCAAGCTCGGCGACGGCCAGTGGCTGGTGGCCGAGGCCGACGAGAGCGACGGCAGCTTCCTGCGCCTGAATCCGTTGATCTCCATCGTCACCAATATCGATGCCGATCACCTGGAGAACTACGGCAACGACTTCGAGCGCGTGAAGGCCGCATTCGCCGAATTCCTCCAGCGCCTGCCGTTCTACGGGCTGGCCGTGCTGTGCATCGACGATCCGGAAGTCGCGGCCATCGCCGCCGATACGCCGCGCCACGTGATGAGCTACGGCTTCGCCGAGAACGCCGACGTGCGCGCCGAGGACGTGGAGCAGGAAGGCGGACGCATGCACTTCACTCTGCGCCTGCCGGAAGACGCCAGCATCCGCGTCAGCCTGGCGCTGCCGGGCCGCCACAACGTGCAGAACGCGCTGGCCGCGGCTGCCGTGGGCTGGCAGCTGGGCGTGTCGCCGGAGAACATCGCCGCCGCGCTGGAGAAGTTCGCCGGCATCGGCCGCCGCTTCAACGACCTGGGCGAGATCGCCACGCCGCAGGGCGCGCGCGTGCAGTTGGTCGACGACTACGGCCACCATCCGAAGGAACTGGCCGCGGTCTTCGCTGCGGCGCGTGGCGGTTGGCCGCACAAGCGCCTCGTCGTCGCCTTCCAGCCGCACCGCTACAGCCGCACGCGCGACCAGTTCGATGCCTTCGCCGCCGTGCTGTCGGAAGCAGACGCGCTGGTGCTGAGCGAGGTGTACCCGGCGGGCGAGCAACCGATCGCCGGTGCCGACTCCAAGTCGCTGGCGCGTGCCATCCGCGCACGGGGCCGCAACGAACCCGTCGTCGTCAGCCAGGTCAGCGACCTGGTCGACGTGTTGCCCGACGTCCTCCAGGACGGCGACCTGCTGCTGTTGATGGGCGCCGGCGACATCGGGCACATGTCGCAGCACATCGCCTCGCACGGGTTCACCTCCCGGGAGGGCGCATGA
- the murG gene encoding undecaprenyldiphospho-muramoylpentapeptide beta-N-acetylglucosaminyltransferase has protein sequence MTHATSSAPVMMMAGGTGGHIFPALAVAKVLRARGVPVVWLGADGAMETRLVPQHGIDLDTLAISGLRGKGKLALLGAPVRVLRAIRAAGFVLRRRAPRAVVSFGGFASGPGGVAARLMGTPLLVHEQNRAAGFTNRMLAKVARRIMSGFPGAFPGREEVVGNPVREEIATVAPPASRLAGREGPLRLLVLGGSQGARALNMAVPRALATLPAGGVDVRHQCGEKLRDEAAKAYADAGVTASVEAFITDMAAAYAWADLVVCRAGASTLAELCAVGVGSVLVPFPQAVDDHQTRNAEYLVERGAALLLKQDDALADALAATLRRLAGDAATRLSMAEAARTLAKTDAADRIADIILEEAIEMRTQA, from the coding sequence ATGACGCACGCGACGTCCTCCGCTCCCGTGATGATGATGGCCGGCGGCACCGGTGGCCACATCTTCCCCGCGCTCGCCGTGGCCAAGGTGCTGCGCGCGCGCGGCGTGCCCGTCGTGTGGCTGGGCGCCGACGGGGCGATGGAGACGCGCCTGGTGCCCCAGCACGGCATCGACCTGGACACGCTGGCGATCAGCGGCCTGCGCGGCAAGGGCAAGCTGGCCCTGCTTGGCGCGCCGGTACGCGTGCTGCGCGCGATCCGCGCGGCGGGCTTCGTGCTGCGCCGTCGCGCGCCGCGCGCGGTGGTCAGCTTCGGCGGCTTCGCATCGGGTCCCGGTGGCGTCGCGGCCCGCCTGATGGGAACGCCCTTGCTGGTGCACGAACAGAACCGTGCGGCCGGTTTCACCAATCGCATGCTGGCCAAGGTGGCGCGCCGGATCATGTCGGGATTCCCGGGCGCGTTCCCGGGTCGCGAGGAAGTCGTCGGCAATCCGGTGCGCGAAGAGATCGCCACGGTCGCGCCGCCGGCGTCGCGCCTGGCCGGCCGCGAAGGCCCGCTGCGCCTGCTGGTGCTCGGCGGCAGCCAGGGCGCCCGCGCCTTGAACATGGCCGTGCCGCGCGCACTGGCCACGCTGCCCGCGGGCGGCGTCGACGTACGCCACCAGTGCGGCGAGAAGCTGCGCGACGAAGCCGCCAAGGCCTACGCCGATGCCGGCGTCACCGCGAGCGTGGAAGCCTTCATCACCGACATGGCCGCCGCGTACGCGTGGGCGGACCTGGTGGTCTGCCGTGCCGGCGCCTCCACGCTGGCCGAACTGTGCGCCGTGGGCGTGGGCAGCGTGCTGGTCCCGTTCCCGCAGGCCGTGGACGACCACCAGACGCGCAACGCCGAATACCTGGTCGAGCGCGGTGCCGCCTTGCTGCTGAAGCAGGACGACGCCCTGGCCGATGCGCTGGCGGCCACGCTGCGCCGTCTGGCAGGTGATGCGGCCACGCGCCTGTCGATGGCCGAGGCCGCGCGCACGCTGGCCAAGACCGATGCGGCCGACCGCATCGCCGACATCATTCTTGAGGAAGCAATCGAAATGAGGACGCAGGCATGA
- the ftsW gene encoding putative lipid II flippase FtsW, translating into MNDTPRQATRLEAIGGRFDPWLLGAMLALASLGVVMVASASIYQHGNPFYYLIRHGMFLVAGAGLAWWVTRTELKSIEARNHLLLLGCVVLLLMVFVPGLGVSVKGAHRWINLGVSNFQVVEVVKVFFIVWLASYLVRFRDEVNATWAAMLKPLGVVVLLVALLLMQPDFGSSSLLLAITAGMLVLGGVNMPRMFGPVLVGLPILAVIAIAEPYRMRRLTSFSDPWADPFGSGYQLTNALMAIGRGEWSGIGLGGSVLKLNYLPEVHTDFIFSVIGEELGFVGVCLVIALYALLVGRAFVIGLRCVEMRRHFAGYVAFGVALWIGMQSFVSMGVNLGLLPTKGLTLPLISSGGSSILMTCVAMGLLLRVSYELERTQRQVALRGEALQTSPSAGEARAPADVAPQPAPSLSEKLRGTSRLRTRVEPTFERIA; encoded by the coding sequence ATGAACGACACGCCACGCCAAGCGACGCGACTGGAAGCCATCGGGGGCCGCTTCGACCCTTGGTTGCTCGGCGCCATGCTGGCGCTGGCGTCGTTGGGCGTGGTGATGGTCGCGTCGGCGTCGATCTACCAGCATGGCAATCCGTTCTACTACCTGATCCGCCACGGCATGTTCCTGGTCGCGGGCGCGGGTCTGGCCTGGTGGGTGACGCGCACGGAACTGAAGAGCATCGAGGCGCGCAACCATCTGCTGCTGCTCGGCTGCGTGGTGCTGCTGCTGATGGTGTTCGTGCCGGGCCTGGGCGTCAGCGTGAAAGGCGCGCACCGCTGGATCAACCTGGGCGTGTCGAACTTCCAGGTGGTCGAGGTGGTGAAGGTCTTCTTCATCGTCTGGCTGGCCAGCTACCTGGTGCGCTTCCGCGACGAGGTCAACGCGACCTGGGCTGCGATGCTCAAGCCGCTGGGCGTGGTGGTACTGCTGGTCGCGCTGCTGCTGATGCAGCCCGACTTCGGTTCGTCCTCGCTGCTGCTGGCGATCACCGCCGGCATGCTGGTGCTGGGCGGGGTGAACATGCCGCGCATGTTCGGCCCGGTGCTGGTCGGCCTGCCGATCCTGGCGGTGATCGCGATCGCCGAGCCGTACCGCATGCGTCGCCTGACGTCATTCTCCGATCCGTGGGCGGATCCCTTTGGCAGCGGCTACCAGCTGACCAACGCCCTGATGGCGATCGGCCGCGGCGAATGGTCCGGCATCGGCCTCGGCGGCTCCGTGCTCAAGCTCAACTACCTGCCGGAAGTGCACACCGACTTCATCTTCTCGGTGATCGGCGAGGAGCTCGGCTTCGTTGGCGTCTGCCTGGTGATCGCGCTGTACGCGCTGCTGGTCGGCCGTGCTTTCGTGATCGGCCTGCGCTGCGTGGAGATGCGCCGCCACTTCGCCGGCTACGTCGCGTTCGGCGTGGCGTTGTGGATCGGCATGCAGAGCTTCGTTTCGATGGGTGTCAACCTCGGCCTGTTGCCGACCAAGGGCCTGACCCTGCCGCTGATCTCCTCGGGTGGTTCCAGCATCCTGATGACCTGCGTGGCGATGGGCCTGCTGCTGCGCGTGTCGTACGAACTGGAGCGCACCCAGCGCCAGGTCGCGCTGCGCGGCGAAGCACTGCAGACCTCGCCGTCGGCGGGCGAAGCGCGGGCGCCTGCCGATGTCGCGCCGCAGCCGGCGCCCTCGCTGTCCGAGAAGCTGCGCGGCACCAGCCGCCTGCGCACGCGCGTCGAGCCGACCTTCGAGAGGATCGCATGA
- the mraY gene encoding phospho-N-acetylmuramoyl-pentapeptide-transferase produces the protein MLLELARWLQSLENFFGLFGYLTFRGILAALTSLALSLWLGPAVIRKLGQLKGGQPIRKDGPQSHFSKAGTPTMGGALILITVAASVLLWGDLRNKYVWVVLLVMVCFGVIGWYDDWIKIVRRDPNGLKSRWKYLLQSIFGLAAGLYLYLYADVPAATTFYVPFFKSIAMPLAGIGFVAIAYFWIVGFSNAVNLTDGLDGLAIMPTVLVACALGVFAYASGNAVFSSYLQIPQVPGAGELTIICAAIAGAGLGFLWFNTYPAMVFMGDIGALALGAVLGTIAVIVRQELVLVIMGGIFVIETLSVMIQVASFKLTGKRVFRMAPIHHHFELKGWPEPRVIVRFWIISVVLVLVGLATLKVR, from the coding sequence ATGTTGCTTGAACTGGCTCGCTGGTTGCAGAGCCTGGAGAACTTCTTCGGCCTGTTCGGCTACCTGACCTTCCGCGGCATCCTCGCCGCGCTGACGTCGCTGGCGCTTTCGCTGTGGCTGGGCCCGGCGGTGATCCGCAAGCTCGGCCAGCTGAAGGGCGGCCAGCCGATCCGCAAGGACGGTCCGCAGTCGCACTTCTCCAAGGCGGGTACGCCCACGATGGGCGGCGCGCTGATCCTGATCACTGTGGCGGCCTCGGTGCTGCTGTGGGGCGACCTGCGCAACAAGTATGTGTGGGTCGTATTGCTGGTCATGGTGTGCTTCGGCGTGATCGGCTGGTACGACGACTGGATCAAGATCGTCCGTCGCGACCCCAATGGCCTGAAGTCGCGCTGGAAGTACCTGCTGCAGTCGATCTTCGGCCTGGCCGCCGGCCTGTATCTGTACCTGTACGCCGACGTGCCGGCGGCGACCACGTTCTATGTGCCGTTCTTCAAGTCCATCGCCATGCCGCTGGCCGGGATCGGCTTCGTGGCCATCGCGTACTTCTGGATCGTCGGCTTCTCCAACGCGGTCAACCTGACCGACGGACTGGATGGCCTGGCGATCATGCCGACGGTGCTGGTCGCTTGCGCGCTGGGCGTGTTCGCATACGCGTCGGGCAATGCGGTGTTCTCCAGCTACCTGCAGATCCCGCAGGTGCCGGGCGCGGGCGAACTGACCATCATCTGCGCGGCCATCGCGGGCGCGGGTCTGGGCTTCCTGTGGTTCAACACCTATCCCGCGATGGTGTTCATGGGCGACATCGGCGCGCTGGCGCTGGGCGCGGTGCTGGGCACCATCGCCGTGATCGTGCGCCAGGAGCTGGTGCTGGTGATCATGGGCGGCATCTTCGTCATCGAGACGCTCTCGGTGATGATCCAGGTGGCGTCGTTCAAGCTGACCGGCAAGCGCGTGTTCCGGATGGCGCCGATCCACCACCACTTCGAGCTGAAGGGCTGGCCCGAGCCGCGCGTGATCGTGCGCTTCTGGATCATCTCCGTCGTGCTCGTCCTCGTCGGCCTGGCCACGCTGAAGGTCCGTTGA